In Sceloporus undulatus isolate JIND9_A2432 ecotype Alabama chromosome 7, SceUnd_v1.1, whole genome shotgun sequence, one DNA window encodes the following:
- the TUBB4B gene encoding tubulin beta-4B chain isoform X2 — protein sequence MFLARCWWTWNRAPWTLCAPAPLGRSSGQITLSLVGNKDGEGSRTGAHRPISGRGQSGAGNNWAKGHYTEGAELVDSVLDVVRKEAESCDCLQGFQLTHSLGGGTGSGMGTLLISKIREEYPDRIMNTFSVVPSPKVSDTVVEPYNATLSVHQLVENTDETYCIDNEALYDICFRTLKLTTPTYGDLNHLVSATMSGVTTCLRFPGQLNADLRKLAVNMVPFPRLHFFMPGFAPLTSRGSQQYRALTVPELTQQMFDAKNMMAACDPRHGRYLTVAAVFRGRMSMKEVDEQMLNVQNKNSSYFVEWIPNNVKTAVCDIPPRGLKMSATFIGNSTAIQELFKRISEQFTAMFRRKAFLHWYTGEGMDEMEFTEAESNMNDLVSEYQQYQDATAEEEGEFEEEAEEEAA from the exons ATGTTCCTCGCGCGGTGCTGGTGGACCTGGAACCGGGCACCATGGACTCTGTGCGCTCCGGCCCCTTTGGGCAGATCTTCCGGCCAGATAACTTTGTCTTTGGTGGGTAACAAGGATGGGGAAGGGAGCAGGACTGGAGCCCACAGGCCCATTAGTGGGAGAG GTCAGAGCGGAGCCGGCAACAACTGGGCCAAGGGCCACTACACGGAGGGGGCTGAGCTGGTGGACTCTGTGCTTGACGTTGTCAGGAAGGAGGCCGAGAGCTGCGACTGCCTGCAGGGCTTCCAGCTCACGCACTCCCTGGGGGGCGGCACGGGTTCGGGGATGGGCACCCTCCTGATCAGCAAGATCCGAGAAGAGTACCCCGACCGGATCATGAACACTTTCAGCGTGGTCCCCTCCCCCAAAGTGTCGGACACTGTCGTGGAGCCCTACAATGCCACCCTTTCAGTGCACCAGCTGGTGGAGAACACGGACGAGACCTACTGCATCGACAACGAGGCCCTCTATGACATCTGCTTCCGGACCCTCAAGTTGACCACCCCCACCTACGGAGACCTCAACCACTTGGTCTCTGCCACCATGAGCGGCGTGACCACTTGCCTGCGGTTCCCCGGCCAGCTCAACGCTGATCTGCGCAAACTGGCCGTCAACATGGTCCCCTTCCCTCGCCTGCACTTCTTCATGCCCGGCTTTGCCCCCCTCACCAGCCGCGGGAGCCAGCAGTACCGGGCCCTGACCGTGCCTGAGCTCACCCAGCAGATGTTTGATGCCAAGAACATGATGGCTGCCTGTGACCCCCGCCACGGGCGCTACCTGACTGTGGCGGCGGTCTTCAGGGGGCGCATGTCCATGAAGGAGGTGGACGAGCAGATGCTGAACGTGCAGAACAAGAACAGCAGCTATTTCGTTGAGTGGATCCCCAACAACGTCAAGACAGCCGTTTGCGACATCCCTCCCCGCGGCCTCAAGATGTCCGCCACCTTCATCGGCAACAGCACCGCCATCCAAGAGCTGTTCAAGCGGATCTCTGAGCAGTTCACAGCCATGTTCCGCCGAAAGGCCTTCCTGCACTGGTACACCGGAGAGGGCATGGATGAGATGGAGTTCACGGAGGCCGAGAGCAACATGAACGACCTGGTCTCCGAGTACCAGCAGTACCAAGATGCAACCGCCGAGGAGGAGGGAGAGTttgaggaagaggcagaggaagaggccGCTTGA
- the FAM166A gene encoding protein FAM166A isoform X2 gives MQPLPSGALLHPWVRYQVGKTYGRTTNQILTDPEVAKSPYSVLTPLRRPKFIEDFSRRQPPTPEPMDQYQRFIPGYTGFVPYHGCIPIPGKEDRPLIPRAQTQRWTDPSAAQLLEQRKYTPCHPGIRLACGPGWRQFAATAGSRLVSGQGDRKALCHPDVALVCGQEQDRGPCDAGMSLICGQGWRGNPCLPGTDQPTRIEGVPLPPVTETVDVKRFGRTPKMDVPNLIQRKAISGYTGFIPRFTWIMGVNYLDGVKEAMTEFDRNQEMLRSPMYCFGQRLPRTYWPNTKIYRSSGLMPFYTGFVPTIRHNYALTFGNSTRKAYYDELLRRQNAG, from the exons ATGCAGCCTCTTCCCTCAGGAGCCCTACTACATCCCTGG GTCCGCTACCAGGTTGGGAAGACCTATGGCAGAACCACCAACCAGATCCTGACCGACCCAGAGGTGGCCAAGAGCCCCTATTCAGTGCTGACCCCCCTCCGCAGGCCCAAGTTCATTGAGGACTTCAGCCGCCGCCAGCCCCCCACACCTGAACCCATGGATCAGTACCAAAGGTTCATCCCTGGATACACAG gTTTTGTGCCCTACCACGGCTGCATTCCCATTCCAGGCAAAGAAGACCGGCCCCTCATTCCCAGAGCCCAGACTCAGAGATGGACAGACCCCAGCGCAGCACAGCTCCTGGAGCAGAGGAAATACACCCCTTGCCACCCAGGCATCCGCCTGGCATGCGGCCCCGGCTGGAGGCAGTTTGCAGCTACGGCCGGCTCCCGGCTGGTCTCGGGGCAAGGCGACCGGAAGGCCCTGTGCCACCCGGACGTGGCTTTGGTCTGTGGCCAGGAGCAGGACAGGGGCCCCTGCGATGCTGGAATGTCCCTCATCTGCGGCCAGGGCTGGAGGGGCAACCCTTGCCTCCCTGGGACTGACCAG CCAACAAGGATTGAAGGCGTCCCTTTGCCGCCAGTAACAGAGACAGTGGATGTGAAACGGTTTGGCCGGACGCCCAAGATGGACGTGCCCAACCTCATCCAGAGGAAAGCCATCTCAG GGTACACAGGATTCATCCCACGATTCACCTGGATCATGGGTGTCAATTACCTGGATGGAGTAAAGGAAGCCATGACCGAATTTGACAGAAACCAG GAAATGCTGAGAAGCCCCATGTACTGCTTTGGCCAGCGGCTGCCACGTACCTACTGGCCCAACACCAAGATCTACAGGAGCAGTGGCCTGATGCCGTTCTATACGGGGTTTGTGCCAA ctatccGGCACAACTACGCTCTAACGTTTGGAAACAGCACCCGAAAGGCCTACTATGATGAACTACTACGGAGGCAAAATGCAGGGTGA
- the FAM166A gene encoding protein FAM166A isoform X1, translating to MAAAQRCSLFPQEPYYIPGYGGFYPQVRYQVGKTYGRTTNQILTDPEVAKSPYSVLTPLRRPKFIEDFSRRQPPTPEPMDQYQRFIPGYTGFVPYHGCIPIPGKEDRPLIPRAQTQRWTDPSAAQLLEQRKYTPCHPGIRLACGPGWRQFAATAGSRLVSGQGDRKALCHPDVALVCGQEQDRGPCDAGMSLICGQGWRGNPCLPGTDQPTRIEGVPLPPVTETVDVKRFGRTPKMDVPNLIQRKAISGYTGFIPRFTWIMGVNYLDGVKEAMTEFDRNQEMLRSPMYCFGQRLPRTYWPNTKIYRSSGLMPFYTGFVPTIRHNYALTFGNSTRKAYYDELLRRQNAG from the exons ATGGCTGCTGCCCAGAGATGCAGCCTCTTCCCTCAGGAGCCCTACTACATCCCTGG CTACGGGGGGTTTTACCCGCAGGTCCGCTACCAGGTTGGGAAGACCTATGGCAGAACCACCAACCAGATCCTGACCGACCCAGAGGTGGCCAAGAGCCCCTATTCAGTGCTGACCCCCCTCCGCAGGCCCAAGTTCATTGAGGACTTCAGCCGCCGCCAGCCCCCCACACCTGAACCCATGGATCAGTACCAAAGGTTCATCCCTGGATACACAG gTTTTGTGCCCTACCACGGCTGCATTCCCATTCCAGGCAAAGAAGACCGGCCCCTCATTCCCAGAGCCCAGACTCAGAGATGGACAGACCCCAGCGCAGCACAGCTCCTGGAGCAGAGGAAATACACCCCTTGCCACCCAGGCATCCGCCTGGCATGCGGCCCCGGCTGGAGGCAGTTTGCAGCTACGGCCGGCTCCCGGCTGGTCTCGGGGCAAGGCGACCGGAAGGCCCTGTGCCACCCGGACGTGGCTTTGGTCTGTGGCCAGGAGCAGGACAGGGGCCCCTGCGATGCTGGAATGTCCCTCATCTGCGGCCAGGGCTGGAGGGGCAACCCTTGCCTCCCTGGGACTGACCAG CCAACAAGGATTGAAGGCGTCCCTTTGCCGCCAGTAACAGAGACAGTGGATGTGAAACGGTTTGGCCGGACGCCCAAGATGGACGTGCCCAACCTCATCCAGAGGAAAGCCATCTCAG GGTACACAGGATTCATCCCACGATTCACCTGGATCATGGGTGTCAATTACCTGGATGGAGTAAAGGAAGCCATGACCGAATTTGACAGAAACCAG GAAATGCTGAGAAGCCCCATGTACTGCTTTGGCCAGCGGCTGCCACGTACCTACTGGCCCAACACCAAGATCTACAGGAGCAGTGGCCTGATGCCGTTCTATACGGGGTTTGTGCCAA ctatccGGCACAACTACGCTCTAACGTTTGGAAACAGCACCCGAAAGGCCTACTATGATGAACTACTACGGAGGCAAAATGCAGGGTGA
- the TUBB4B gene encoding tubulin beta-4B chain isoform X1, which produces MREIVHLQAGQCGNQIGAKFWEVISDEHGIDPTGTYHGDSDLQLERINVYYNEATGGKYVPRAVLVDLEPGTMDSVRSGPFGQIFRPDNFVFGQSGAGNNWAKGHYTEGAELVDSVLDVVRKEAESCDCLQGFQLTHSLGGGTGSGMGTLLISKIREEYPDRIMNTFSVVPSPKVSDTVVEPYNATLSVHQLVENTDETYCIDNEALYDICFRTLKLTTPTYGDLNHLVSATMSGVTTCLRFPGQLNADLRKLAVNMVPFPRLHFFMPGFAPLTSRGSQQYRALTVPELTQQMFDAKNMMAACDPRHGRYLTVAAVFRGRMSMKEVDEQMLNVQNKNSSYFVEWIPNNVKTAVCDIPPRGLKMSATFIGNSTAIQELFKRISEQFTAMFRRKAFLHWYTGEGMDEMEFTEAESNMNDLVSEYQQYQDATAEEEGEFEEEAEEEAA; this is translated from the exons atgagggAGATCGTGCACCTGCAGGCCGGCCAGTGCGGCAACCAGATCGGCGCCAAG TTCTGGGAGGTGATCTCGGACGAGCACGGCATCGACCCCACCGGCACTTACCACGGGGACAGCGACCTCCAGCTCGAGCGCATCAACGTCTACTACAACGAGGCCACCG GCGGCAAGTATGTTCCTCGCGCGGTGCTGGTGGACCTGGAACCGGGCACCATGGACTCTGTGCGCTCCGGCCCCTTTGGGCAGATCTTCCGGCCAGATAACTTTGTCTTTG GTCAGAGCGGAGCCGGCAACAACTGGGCCAAGGGCCACTACACGGAGGGGGCTGAGCTGGTGGACTCTGTGCTTGACGTTGTCAGGAAGGAGGCCGAGAGCTGCGACTGCCTGCAGGGCTTCCAGCTCACGCACTCCCTGGGGGGCGGCACGGGTTCGGGGATGGGCACCCTCCTGATCAGCAAGATCCGAGAAGAGTACCCCGACCGGATCATGAACACTTTCAGCGTGGTCCCCTCCCCCAAAGTGTCGGACACTGTCGTGGAGCCCTACAATGCCACCCTTTCAGTGCACCAGCTGGTGGAGAACACGGACGAGACCTACTGCATCGACAACGAGGCCCTCTATGACATCTGCTTCCGGACCCTCAAGTTGACCACCCCCACCTACGGAGACCTCAACCACTTGGTCTCTGCCACCATGAGCGGCGTGACCACTTGCCTGCGGTTCCCCGGCCAGCTCAACGCTGATCTGCGCAAACTGGCCGTCAACATGGTCCCCTTCCCTCGCCTGCACTTCTTCATGCCCGGCTTTGCCCCCCTCACCAGCCGCGGGAGCCAGCAGTACCGGGCCCTGACCGTGCCTGAGCTCACCCAGCAGATGTTTGATGCCAAGAACATGATGGCTGCCTGTGACCCCCGCCACGGGCGCTACCTGACTGTGGCGGCGGTCTTCAGGGGGCGCATGTCCATGAAGGAGGTGGACGAGCAGATGCTGAACGTGCAGAACAAGAACAGCAGCTATTTCGTTGAGTGGATCCCCAACAACGTCAAGACAGCCGTTTGCGACATCCCTCCCCGCGGCCTCAAGATGTCCGCCACCTTCATCGGCAACAGCACCGCCATCCAAGAGCTGTTCAAGCGGATCTCTGAGCAGTTCACAGCCATGTTCCGCCGAAAGGCCTTCCTGCACTGGTACACCGGAGAGGGCATGGATGAGATGGAGTTCACGGAGGCCGAGAGCAACATGAACGACCTGGTCTCCGAGTACCAGCAGTACCAAGATGCAACCGCCGAGGAGGAGGGAGAGTttgaggaagaggcagaggaagaggccGCTTGA